One region of Scomber scombrus chromosome 10, fScoSco1.1, whole genome shotgun sequence genomic DNA includes:
- the ralgapb gene encoding LOW QUALITY PROTEIN: ral GTPase-activating protein subunit beta (The sequence of the model RefSeq protein was modified relative to this genomic sequence to represent the inferred CDS: inserted 1 base in 1 codon) — protein sequence MYSEWRSLQLVVQSDQGHLSVLHTYPTSVGTEVANAVVKPLGTAVSPVATENILKTDKEVKWTMEVLCYGLTLPLEGDTVKLCVDVYTDWMMALVSPRDSMPQPVVKEPNMYVQTILKHLYNVFVPRPEQHSLNHIRLCQQVLTAVQKLARESVSMVRETWEVLLLFLLRINDTLLAAPTVGVGVAEKLAEKLMAVLFEVWLLACARCFPTPPYWKTAREMLANWRHHPPVVEQWSRVACALTSRLLRFTHGPSFPPFKVPDEDATLIPLEMDNDCVAQTWYRFLHMLSNPVDLSNPAIVSTTPKFQEQFLNSSGIPHEMVLHPCLKQLPQIFFRAMRGVSCLVDAFLGISRPRADSAPPTPVNRMSMSPPPSITNTTPPHHRKQRHAVVTKTTSKSSTGSGSQPTKASQQQQQQQTSSSPTLLSSPNQSSWESRPLPAPARPKVNSILNLFGQWLFDAALVHCKLHSGLSRDPSMTAITTQVGLELKRKGSQMSTDSMVSNPMFDANEFPESYEAGRAEACGXLCRIFCSKKTGEEILPVYLSRFYMVLIQGLQISDFICRPVLAYIILNSSSLFCTDLKGINVVVPYFIAALETIVPDRELSKFKMYVNPTDLRRASINILLAMLPLPHHFGNIKSEVLLEGKFNEEDGWPHDQPVSFLSLRLRLVNVLIGALQTETDPTNTQLILGAMLNIVQDSALLESIGAQTETGSIDGSHMTVRSQSHSRTNSGISFSSGGSMEATSPDSERPAQALLRDYDTAAGLLVRSIHLVTQRLNSQWRQDMSISLAALELLAGLAKVKVGVDSADRKRAVSSICGYIVYQCSRPAPLQSRDLHSMIVAAFQFLCVWLTEHPDMLDEKDCLVEVLEIVELGISGSKSRQEQEVRHKAEKEHNPASMRVKDAAEATLSCIMQVLGAFPSPSGPASTCSLLNEDTLIRYARLSATGASNFRYFVLDNSVILAMLEQPLGNEQNPSPSVTVLIRGTAGRHAWTMQLFHQPRGARANQRVFVPEGRPAPNNDVGIKYNVKQRPFPEEVDKIPLVKADVSIPDLDDIVSKELEVQHDKLRILMTKQIDYEGTLERHSEEIWKSKSFPDPQTDCKPPPPSQEFQTARLFLSHFGFLSLEALKEPNNSRLPPHLIGLESSLPGFFDDMSYLDLLPCRPFDTVFIFYVRAGQKTSHEILRNVESSSSVQPHFLEFLLSLGWPVDVGRHPGWTGHLDTSWSLNSCSDNDIQQTEEASTPEDTGGSVFNGEKKVLYYADALTEIAFVVPSLTENSEESSVHSDSTVEADTNTEPVPASLKQPNLTLELFPNHSENLESAKKLSPLVKTKRSSTGKSFPALGPETKVFVVWVERFDDIENFPLSDLLAETSTGLEASMSNSTSCRSGLLEKDVPLIFIHPLKTGLFRIRLHGAVGKFGMVIPLVDGMVVSRRALGFLVRQTVINVCRRKRLESDLYNPPHVRRKQKITEIVQRYRNKQLEPEFYTSLFHEVGEGKPHL from the exons ATGTACTCCGAGTGGCGCTCACTGCAGCTGGTCGTGCAGAGTGACCAGGGCCACCTCAGCGTTCTGCACACCTATCCCACCAGCGTGGGGACAGAGGTGGCAAATGCTGTGGTCAAACCTCTGGGCACAGCTGTGAGCCCTGTCGCCACAGAGAACATCCTCAAGACAGATAAGGAG GTGAAGTGGACCATGGAGGTGCTGTGTTATGGCCTTACCCTCCCCTTAGAGGGGGACACTGTTAAGCTGTGTGTAGATGTCTACACAGACTGGATGATGGCCCTGGTGTCGCCCAGGGACTCTATGCCTCAGCCTGTGGTCAAGGAGCCCAATATGTACGTCCAGACCATCCTCAAACATCTCTACAATGTCTTTGTACCAAG GCCTGAACAGCACAGTCTGAACCACATTAGGCTCTGCCAGCAGGTTCTGACTGCGGTCCAGAAACTGGCACGAGAGTCTGTTTCCATGGTGAGGGAAACCTGGGAGgtgctgctgctcttcctgcTTCGCATCAATGACACATTACTTGCCGCGCCCACAGTTGGAG TCGGGGTGGCAGAGAAACTGGCAGAGAAACTGATGGCAGTGCTGTTCGAGGTGTGGCTGCTGGCATGTGCCCGCTGCTTTCCCACGCCACCATACTGGAAGACAGCTAGAGAGATGCTGGCCAACTGGAGACATCACCCTCCTGTTGTGGAGCAGTGGAGCAGAGTGGCCTGTGCCCTGACCTCTAG ACTTTTGCGCTTTACCCACGGACCATCCTTCCCACCTTTTAAAGTTCCCGATGAGGATGCCACCCTGATACCTTTAGAGATGGACAATGACTGTGTGGCACAGACGTGGTACCGCTTTCTCCACATGCTCAG cAACCCAGTAGACCTGAGCAACCCAGCCATCGTGAGCACGACTCCAAAGTTTCAGGAACAGTTTCTCAACTCCAGCGGTATCCCTCACGAAATGGTGCTGCACCCTTGTTTAAAACAGCTACCCCAGATCTTCTTCAGGGCCATGAGGGGCGTCAGCTGCCTTGTGGATGCCTTCTTGG GCATCTCACGTCCCAGAGCTGACAGCGCCCCGCCCACCCCAGTCAACAGAATGAGCATGTCCCCGCCCCCCTCCATCACCAACACCACGCCCCCTCACCACCGCAAGCAACGACATGCAGTGGTCACCAAAACCACAAGCAAGAGTTCAACT GGCAGTGGTAGTCAACCAACCAAAGCAtcccagcagcaacagcagcagcaaactTCCTCTTCCCCGACCCTGTTGTCTAGCCCCAACCAGAGCAGTTGGGAGTCTCGGCCCCTGCCGGCCCCGGCGCGGCCAAAGGTCAACAGCATCCTCAACCTGTTTGGCCAGTGGCTTTTCGACGCCGCTCTCGTCCACTGTAAGCTCCACAGCGGCCTCAGCCGAGACCCCAGCATGACCG CAATAACCACTCAAGTAGGTTTGGAGCTGAAAAGGAAGGGCTCACAAATGTCCACCGACTCCATGGTGTCGAACCCCATGTTTGATGCCAACGAGTTCCCCGAGAGCTACGAGGCAGGGCGAGCGGAGGCCTGCG CTCTCTGCCGTATCTTCTGTAGCAAGAAAACCGGAGAAGAGATTCTGCCTGTTTACCTGTCCAG gttTTACATGGTCCTGATTCAGGGTCTCCAGATCTCCGATTTCATCTGTAGACCAGTCTTGGCTTATATCATTCTcaactcttcctctctcttctgtaCTGACCTGAAGGGCATCAATGTGGTGGTGCCCTACTTCATAGCTGCCTTGGAGACTATTGTACCAGACAG GGAGTTGTCCAAATTCAAGATGTATGTAAACCCCACCGACCTGAGGAGAGCCTCCATCAACATCCTGCTCGCCATGCTGCCATTGCCGCATCACTTTGGCAACATCAAATCAGAG GTTCTGTTGGAGGGGAAGTTCAATGAGGAGGACGGGTGGCCTCATGACCAGCCCGTGTCTTTCCTGTCCCTGAGGCTACGTCTCGTCAACGTCCTGATCGGAGCCCTGCAGACTGAGACCGACCCCACCAACACACAACTCATCCTGG GTGCAATGCTAAATATTGTTCAAGACTCTGCACTGTTGGAGTCCATAGGTGCACAAACTGAAACA GGGAGTATAGACGGGAGCCACATGACAGTGAGGAGTCAGAGTCACAGCCGTACAAACAGCGGCATTAGTTTCAGCAGCGGGGGCAGCATGGAGGCCACCAGCCCGGACTCTGAGCGTCCTGCCCAGGCTCTGCTTCGAGACTACG ATACGGCGGCAGGACTGCTGGTGCGCAGCATCCACCTGGTCACCCAGAGGCTCAACTCCCAGTGGAGGCAAGACATGAGCATCTCACTGGCTGCCCTGGAGCTGCTGGCGGGGCTCGCCAAG GTGAAAGTGGGGGTCGACTCTGCAGACCGCAAACGTGCTGTCAGCTCTATATGTGGGTACATTGTGTACCAGTGTAGCCGTCCAGCTCCACTTCAATCCAGAGACCTTCACTCCATGATTGTAGCTGCCTTCCAGTTTCTATGTGTGTGGCTCACAGAGCACCCGGACATGCTGGATGAGAAG GATTGTTTGGTGGAGGTGTTGGAGATTGTAGAGCTGGGAATCTCCGGCAGCAAGTCCAGACAGGAACAAGAAGTCCGACATAAAGCGGAGAAGGAGCACAACCCGGCTTCAATGAGGGTGAAGGACGCTGCTGAGGCGACTTTGTCCTG TATCATGCAGGTGTTGGGGGCCTTCCCTTCGCCCAGCGGACCCGCCTCCACCTGCAGCCTGCTGAATGAAGACACCCTGATTCGATATGCCAGACTCAGTGCCACAGGAGCCAGCAACTTCCGCTACTTTGTCTTGGACAATTCAGTCATCCTCGCCATGCTGGAGCAACCGCTTGGCAATGAGCAGA ACCCCAGTCCATCAGTGACAGTTTTGATCAGAGGGACGGCTGGAAGACATGCCTGGACCATGCAGCTCTTCCACCAACCCAGAGGAGCTCGGGCCAATCAGAGG GTGTTTGTTCCTGAGGGCCGTCCAGCACCCAACAATGATGTAGGGATCAAGTACAACGTCAAGCAGAGGCCCTTCCCCGAAGAGGTGGACAAGATCCCACTTGTCAAAGCTGACGTCAGCATTCCTGACCTGGATGACATTGTCAGTAAAGAG CTGGAAGTTCAACACGACAAGCTTCGAATACTGATGACGAAGCAGATCGATTATGAGGGCACCTTAGAGCGCCACAGCGAGGAGATCTGGAAGTCCAAGTCTTTCCCTGACCCCCAGACAGACTGTAAACCCCCTCCACCCTCGCAAGAGTTCCAAACAGCCCGTCTCTTCCTCTCCCACTTTGGTTTTCTGTCTCTGGAGGCGCTCAAG GAGCCCAATAACAGCCGTCTACCTCCTCATCTGATTGGCTTGGAGTCGTCCTTGCCAGGGTTTTTTGACGACATGAGCTACCTGGACCTGCTTCCCTGCCGACCATTTGacactgtctttattttctaCGTGAGGGCTGGACAGAAAACCAGCCACGAG ATCCTGAGGAATGTGGAGTCATCATCCAGTGTCCAGCCCCACTTTTTGGAGTTCCTGCTGTCCTTGGGCTGGCCTGTGGACGTAGGACGCCACCCAGGGTGGACGGGGCACCTAGACACCAGCTGGTCCCTCAACTCCTGCTCTGACAACGACATACAACAGACTG AGGAAGCTTCTACTCCCGAGGACACAGGCGGTTCAGTGTTCAACGGGGAGAAGAAAGTTTTGTACTACGCTGATGCTCTGACAGAGATTGCCTTCGTTGTTCCGTCTTTGACAGAAAATTCTG AGGAGTCATCAGTGCACAGTGACTCCACAGTGgaagcagacacaaacacagagcccGTGCCTGCTTCACTCAAACAACCCAATCTCACACTGGAGCTATTCCCCAACCATTCAGAAAACCTGGAGTCTGCCAAAAAG CTGAGTCCTTTGGTGAAGACAAAGAGGTCATCGACTGGAAAGTCTTTCCCAGCACTGGGACCTGAGACGAAAGTGTTTGTAGTCTGGGTGGAGCGCTTTGATGATATTG agaaCTTCCCGTTGTCTGATCTGTTGGCGGAAACCAGCACAGGTTTGGAAGCGAGCATGAGCAACAGCACTTCCTGCAG GTCAGGGTTACTAGAGAAGGACGTTCCTCTGATCTTCATCCACCCTCTGAAGACGGGTCTCTTCAGGATCCGGCTGCATGGAGCTGTGGGAAAATTTGGCATGGTGATTCCCCTGGTGGACGGCATGGTGGTCAGCCGCAGAGCACTTG GGTTTCTCGTGCGTCAAACAGTCATCAACGTGTGCCGACGGAAGCGCCTGGAAAGTGACTTGTACAACCCGCCTCACGTGAGGCGGAAGCAGAAAATAACTGAGATTGTCCAGCGTTACCGCAACAAGCAACTGGAGCCCGAGTTTTACACCTCGCTCTTCCACGAGGTGGGGGAAGGAAAGCCTCACCTCTAA